A genome region from Paralichthys olivaceus isolate ysfri-2021 chromosome 6, ASM2471397v2, whole genome shotgun sequence includes the following:
- the camkvl gene encoding caM kinase-like vesicle-associated, like: protein MPFGCLALRDGRMYDSISDVTDKYEIGQVLRAKEFCELCLAKDRQTDKVFVCKKFLKKDGRKVRKAAKNEIMILKLVNHPNILQLIDTYETRKEYFIIQELATGGDVFDWILDQGNYTERDASNVIRQVLEAVAYLHSLNIVHRNLKLENLMYYTENNHNKVVLRDFYLSRFENGPITEPCGTPEYLAPEVVARHRYGRPVDCWAVGVIMFILLSGNPPFYDETEEENTDLHNRIIFCRIVAGDFEFDSPYWDDISPAAKELVCRLMEVDQMLRITAQDALWHEWIAGNGASEKNLKDGVCAQFEKNFAKAKWRKAIRVTTFMQRLKNSEALIDSSAEGQGSEETGDGEGGVSQGTSEEGDKGTSDGGVTSSSVSLEVTVENTPPGMDQDEGRSKLEEKLEEINMTLGPSVGTSPSDIQEPLCPTHAATKFTEEEPEMIGSKKAAGDGARKMAANLGQNRFPPESKPTPEATHDPSKLSDGSSGTNLDKKHKSMSPDPSSKCKMAATLHGTPPIASTDTTASPDKRGAAQKGQKDETDGSWCQTQLPEAVAERSVAAAVTPAIGPGAVADVGLGVSLRGDASPIGRRDQDSRRTDRYSAEFSVARAGPATGQGCYTVGSSASLGRHTTPYNPEVGMGIAGSYVSPYSSLYTSGGGLALYGTGLQHGGGGSSSTSDWQMDSVIEQIEKQMAAVLEKIEGDMPSLLEQISDCPAEQPRARSTHTSPATSRAHSSTATSATPPPLPTSPRPALPSLPRLTIPPPSYPPPSPPTQASPQAAGEQEDGDGQRGAAHHSQSPRAGLGRGL from the exons ATGCCATTTGGGTGCCTTGCCCTGCGAGACGGGCGTATGTACGATAGCATATCTGATGTCACGGACAAATATGAGATTGGACAGGTCCTCCGAGC GAAGGAGTTCTGCGAGCTGTGCCTGGCCAAGgaccgacagacagacaagGTGTTTGTCTGCAAGAAATTCCTCAAGAAGGATGGCAGAAAAGTCCGCAAGGCTGCCAAGAACGAAATCATGATCCTGAAATT GGTCAATCACCCAAACATACTTCAGCTGATTGACACGTATGAGACCAGGAAAGAATACTTCATCATCCAGGAGCT CGCCACAGGAGGAGACGTATTCGACTGGATTCTGGACCAGGGGAATTACACGGAGAGAGACGCTTCCAATGTCATCAGACAAGTCCTTGAGGCTGTGGCTTACTTACACTCCCTCAACATAGTTCACAGGAACCTGAAG CTGGAAAACCTTATGTACTACACagaaaacaaccacaacaaagTAGTTCTGCGAGATTTCTACCTGTCCAGGTTTGAGAACGGGCCCATCACAGAGCCTTGTGGAACACCAGAGTACCTGG CTCCTGAAGTGGTGGCTCGGCACCGATATGGTCGTCCTGTGGACTGCTGGGCTGTGGGTGTTATAATGTTCATACT CTTATCAGGTAACCCTCCTTTTTAtgatgagacagaggaggagaacacaGATCTGCATAATCGCATCATCTTCTGTCGCATTGTCGCTGGGGACTTTGAGTTTGATTCTCCTTACTGGGATGATATTTCACCTGCAG ctAAGGAGCTCGTCTGTCGACTTATGGAAGTGGACCAGATGCTCAGAATCACTGCACAAGATGCTCTCTGGCATGAATG GATTGCAGGGAATGGGGCCTCAGAGAAAAACCTAAAGGATGGAGTGTGTGCCCAGTTTGAGAAGAACTTTGCGAAAGCCAAGTGGCGG AAAGCGATCCGTGTGACCACCTTCATGCAACGACTGAAGAATTCAGAGGCTTTAATTGACAGTTCAGCCGAAGGTCAGGGCAGCGAAGAGACAGGAGACGGCGAGGGCGGTGTGTCTCAGGGTACAAGTGAGGAGGGAGACAAGGGGACAAGCGATGGAGGGGTGACATCAAGTAGTGTGTCTTTAGAGGTCACCGTTGAAAACACGCCACCAGGTATGGACCAGGATGAAGGGAGGAGTAAGCTAGAAGAAAAACTTGAGGAGATAAACATGACTTTAGGCCCGTCTGTGGGCACTTCCCCTTCAGATATTCAGGAGCCTCTCTGTCCGACACATGCAGCCACCAAATTCACAGAAGAGGAACCAGAAATGATTGGTTCAAAGAAGGCAGCAGGTGATGGAGCCAGAAAAATGGCCGCCAATTTGGGTCAAAATAGATTTCCTCCAGAATCCAAACCGACCCCTGAGGCGACGCATGACCCCTCCAAGCTGTCCGATGGTTCTTCAGGCACTAATcttgacaaaaaacacaaatccatgTCACCTGATCCCAGCAGCAAATGTAAAATGGCTGCAACGCTCCATGGCACTCCGCCCATAGCATCTACTGACACCACGGCCTCGCCAGACAAGAGAGGAGCCGCTCAGAAGGGACAAAAGGACGAGACTGATGGAAGCTGGTGTCAGACACAACTACCAGAGGCTGTGGCAGAAAggtcagtggcagcagcagtcacTCCAGCTATAGGGCCCGGAGCAGTGGCAGATGTAGGACTAGGAGTTAGTTTAAGGGGTGATGCTAGCCCTATTGGTAGAAGGGATCAGGATTCCAGGAGAACAGACAGATACAGTGCTGAGTTTAGCGTAGCTCGGGCCGGTCCTGCAACCGGACAGGGTTGTTACACAGTTGGCAGTTCTGCAAGCTTGGGTCGTCATACCACACCTTACAACCCAGAAGTTGGGATGGGGATAGCAGGGAGCTATGTGAGTCCATACAGCTCCCTGTATACGAGTGGCGGAGGGTTAGCATTATATGGGACAGGGCTACagcatggaggaggcgggagcAGCTCTACAAGCGACTGGCAAATGGATAGCGTGATAGAGCAGATAGAGAAGCAAATGGCAGCCGTGCTGGAGAAGATTGAGGGAGACATGCCCTCGCTACTGGAGCAGATCAGTGACTGCCCCGCCGAACAGCCACGAGCCCGGAGCACACACACCTCGCCCGCCACCTCCCGCGCACACTCCTCGACTGCAACTTCAGCCACACCGCCACCTCTTCCCACCTCTCCCAGGCCCGCCCTGCCGTCTCTCCCCCGCCTTACTATCCCTCCGCCATCCTACCCCCCACCCTCTCCACCCACACAAGCCTCACCCCAGGcagcaggagagcaggaagACGGGGATGGACAGAGGGGTGCTGCACATCACAGCCAGTCTCCGAGAGCTGGGTTGGGCAGGGGTCTATGA